The genomic DNA GCGCCTCATGGGCATGGTTCTGACCGCGATCGCATCAAAGATGGTTCTGACCGGCATCGCAGAATTTTTCGGTCTATCCTGACCCCAACGGCACTCCGCGAAACGAACCGATAGCTTTTCCGACGGCCCGCCTCCTCAACGGAGCGCGGGTCGTTTTGCTATCAACGCTCGACCCCCGGTCGCCTGCTCATCTCGCTCACGGCGGCGTTTTCCACTCGTGCTGACGCTAGGAGAACGAGCGATCTGCAACCATCTTTTTCCGCGTTTGCCATCCTCGCGGCTAAGCGCTTCTTTCCTTGACTACGTACCCTTCTTCCTTGATCTAGCGTCCCGACCCCAGCATGCCTGATCCCCTGATCATCGGCGTCGACCTCGGTGCAACCAACATCGAGTCGGCCGCTGTTCGCGGAGGTGACATCCTCGCCTCGGATAAGAAAAAAACGCGACCTGAGAAAGGTGTTGACGCGGTCATCGAGCGCATTGCCAAGACGGTGCGCAACACGATCGATGACATGGATGCGAGCAAAGACGATTTCGAGGCACTCTGCATCGGTGCCCCAGGGGCCGTCGACATTGAGGCAGGCGTCATCAAGTCGGCCCCTAACCTGGGCTGGACGAACGTCCCACTCGGGGACCTGCTGGAAGAGGAGCTCGAGATGCCCGTCCTCGTCGACAACGACGTCAACATCGGCGTGCTCGGTGAGCACGTCTACGGTGCCGGTAAGGGCACGCTCGACATGATCGGTATTTTCGTCGGGACGGGCATCGGCGGTGGACTCGTGCTGAACGGCACCCCGCATTATGGATGGCGCGGCGTCGCGGGCGAGGTCGGCCACGTCGTCGTGAAGCCAAACGGACGCCAGTGCGGATGTGGACGCTATGGCTGCGTCGAGGCCTACGCGAGCAAGACGGCGATGGAGGCAATCATCCGCGAGGAGATGGAGAAAGGCCGCTCGACGGAGGTCTTCGAGATCATGGAGAAGAAGGGCAAGCAGAAGCTCACCAGCAGCGTCATTGAGGCCTCGCTGGAAGCGGGCGACCTGCTGATGGAGGAAGCCATCCAGAACGCGCAATACTACCTTGGACTCCTAACGGCCAACCTCGTCAACGTGCTGGACCCGGAGGTCGTCGTCTTCGGCGGAGGCGTCGTGGAGCGCCTCGGTCAGGACTTCATCGACCCCATCGGACGAACGGCCCGGCAGCACTACCTGCAGCGCGAGGGGGCGGAGAAAATCCGCCTCGTCCCGGCCGCCCTTGGCGACGATGCCGGCCCCATCGGCGCGGGCGTCGTCGCACGCCGCCGCCTGCAGTCCGCGATATAGGGATGGGACTGGGGATTGTAGATGGTGAATTGTGGATTGGAGAAAATACGGTCGTATGGAGGTACCCCGTGGCCAAAGCGCCCACGTCAAGGAAACCGAGACCCGATCGGGCAAACACGGTGACACAAGCCGCGGACCATCCCGAAACCGCCGGCATGATGCAGCACTCCCACTCCCCTCTCACCCGCTCACACTCTCCCTCTCGCCCGCCCGCAGCACCCCGATCAGGACCGGCGGTTATCCCGGTGCCGAGCGAAACGCATCGCCCATCCCCCGCACCTCACATCTCGTACCTCATCCCCCAGTTGCCGTATCCAGCGCTCGGACGAACGCCTCCACCGGCTGGGCCCCCGACACCGCATACCGTTCGTCGAACACGTGAAACGGAACTCCCGTGACGCCGCGCTGGCGAGCCAGATCTTGTGCACGGACGACCTCCTGCTTCCAGTCTTCGCTCTGTAGCATCTCCCGAGCCGCATCCGGATCGAGTCCGGCGTCGGCGGCACACCGAGCGAGCACGTTGCGATCACTCACGTTCTTGCCATCGGCGAAGTAGGCTGCGTAGAGCCGCTCCGACATTTCCACGCCAGCACTCTGCCCTTCGGCCCAAAGCACGAGCCGGTGGGCATCTGCCGTGTTCGGCGCAACCTCCATCGAGTCGAAGTTGAAGACGAGTCCGTCCTCCGAGCCGACGGCCTTCACGCGCTCGAACATCTGCTGCGCCTTGTCCCAGCCCCCGAATTTCTCCTGGGCAAACTCCCGCCACGGTCGCCCTTCCGCCGGCATCCCCGGCTGCAACTGAAACGGTCGCCAGCGCAACACGACGTCGAGCTCCGGTCGCTTTTCTAACGCCTGCTCCAGTCGTTGATGTCCGATGTAGCACCAGGGGCACGCGATATCGGCGTGAACGTCAATGATCAGGGGCGGGGTCGCGTCGTCGGCCATGAAGGCAAAAAACGGTTTGGATGGGTGGGCTCACACGCCTACGGGTCGAAGCGGAATGCGCTCCCGAAGGTGAGGTTCGGCAGATACGGAAAGGGAAAGCGGGGAAAGAGAGAGCGGGAGAAAGGGAGAGGACGAGGAAAGTGTTTGCCCTCAAGCGACGAATCACGGAAACAACCCAGGCTGCTTGGCAGGAATGGATGGCGAGCGTCAGGTTGGGTCATGCCGGAAGAATCCACGGACGTTGCGAGGCGGACACTGAGCTGCCGCAAGGTGCAGTACGGATCTCGCTGAATCGGCCGCATCAATTGAAAAGCGCCACCCGGCGAGACCCCGTTTGGGTTCACCCGGCGGCGCTATCTTTATTTCCGCAGAGTAGAAAAGACGACACTCGCTACCGCACGACCGTCAACTTCTGCGTGCGCACCTGCCCGCCTGCCTCCAGACGAAGGAAGTACATTCCGGAGGCGAGTCCATCGAGACGCATCCGCACCTCGTTTCGTCCGCGGGCCGAGCCAATGCGAACATCGCGCACCTGTCGGCCGAGCACGTCGTAGAGCATGAGCCGAACGTCCGTGGAGCGGTCGACCGATTCTGGAACGGCATACTGAACTGTGGTCGCTGTCCGCGCCGGGTTCGGGAATGTCGCCAGCAGCTCCAGTCGCGTCACGCCGGAGCGATCGATCCGGATCTCGTCAGACAGGCTGCTTGCGCCATCCACGTCGACCTGCTGCAGGCGATACACCACCTCGTCCGCTACGTACGGCAGGTCCCGGTCGAGGAAGCGGTAGTCCTGCGCTTCTGTGGTCGTACCGGCACCGCTCACCGTCCCGACGGTCTGCCAGGTCCCGCTTTGCTTCGCTGCATCTCCGGCTCGACGCTGCACCTCGAAGCGATCGTTGTTCGTCTCGCTCAGCGTCTGCCAGGAAAGCTCAATGCCGTCGCCAGATGGGGCCGCCGTGAAGGAGGCAAGATCGACCGGCAGCGGCTCACCGAGTTTCAGGATTTGCCCGAAGATCTCGTGCTCGCCCTCGACCAGCGTGCTTCCGCTCGTGTCGCCACTCCAGACCACGAGGTACGAATTCGACGGACCGGCGGCAATCGCTGTCGTCACTGCGCCGTAGTTGGACGTTCCATCACTGAGAGACGTGATGAGCGCATCATCGTCGCCGCCCTCATCGCCCTTCGCCAGATCGGCGTAGACGCGCTGCAGATGGACCTCGAAGCTGTTGTCCACACTGTCGTCTCCACGCCAAGCGACGACGTACTCACGTCCCGAAATGCCCGCGATCGCCGGTGCGAAACCGGAGAAGGCGACATCTCCGCTCGGCCCCATCGTCGACAGGCGGAGGTCGTCGGTACCCTTTTCGGAAGCGGTGGCAAGGTCGAGTCGCTGACCGTACACGTCGAATGCACCCGATCCGTCCGCAGCGTTGCTGCTCCATGAAACGAACGCTTCGCCGACAGACGAATCCATCACAATGGTCGGACGCTCAGCATCAATCGATGCGTCACCATCCGCTCCGGCCGCGCTAATCCTCTGGCCGTCGGTTCCGATGAGCGTGCCATTGCTTTCCAAACGACGAAGGAAGATCTCGTTTTCCCCGGCGACGAGGCCCGTCTGATCGTCGCTCCCGCTCCAAACGATCCAGAACTCATTTGCCGAAGAGTTGAACGCCACGGCCGGGTGCGTAGCGCGCCAGGCGGAATCTCCGCTCGGCCCAGCATCGCTGATCTGCAGAACGGTGGATCCATTCGGTTGGCCCGCAACATTGAGACCGCGGCCATACACTTCCATATCTCCATCTGGATTCGCGTGCCACGTGACAAAGTACGCTCCGGTGTTCGTATCGACGGCCACGGCCGGGGATTGCGCATCCACCGTCGCGTCACCATCCGCGCCGACATTTGTCAGACGCTCCTGCGCACTGATCGACAGATCCGACGCGTTCAATCGGCGTCCAAAAATCTCGAACTCGCCGGCGGTGGCACTCCCTTGCCAGGTGACGAAATAGTCCTCCTCAACGGGGTTGAAGACAACGGTCGGATGGAGAGCGGCGAACGTTTCGTCGCCATCCGTACCCATCGAACTGATCCGGACGGGCGAGCCGATCGGCTGTGCCGTCGTGGCATCGACGCGCAGGCCGTAAATTTCTGTTTCGCCAGGTGCCAACGAACCGGCGTCATCGGTGCCCGCCCAGACGACGACGTATTCCGACGCCGTCGAGTTGTACGCTACCGCCGGGTGGAAGGCGTCATAATTCGCGTCCCCATCCGGGCCCACGTTCGTGATGCGAACGGTACTGGCGCTGACAGCCTTCGGGACCCCGAGTGGGCGTACCCGTGAAGGTGTTGCCTCGGTCGAGGAATTGCGTCCGTTGTTTAGCTCCGTAGGGACGGCTGAGGTCTTGACGCCCGAGGCCCCGGAGGGCTGTGCGTCAGGATTCCGGCCATTATTTAATACGGTTGTCGACGTGCGCTTCTTGGTCGGAGTGGCCGTTGTCCCCGAGCGCCCGTTGTCGAATGGGGGCGGAGTCTCCTGAACCGTCGTTGAAGGGATGACCGCCGAATCGGGGGCATCCGTATCGGGAACAGGCGCCGATTCGGATTGCGCCGCAGCTGAAAATGTCAGCGTAGCGGAGAGTAAAAGAAGAGATAAGAATCTCATAGCGATAGAGGGGCAATAGCGGAAGAGAGCGAGCGGCAGAGATCCTTACTTTGCGTCCCCCTGCGCTTTCACATCCGCATTCTCCCCCATCTGCTGCTCCACGAGACGCTCCAGGCGGGCGATGCGGTCGCTCAGTTCTTGATTCTCCGCTTTCAGCTCCTGCACCTGATTCTCGGTCGAAGCCGCTTCGCTCTCGAGCGATTCCACGCGTTTCAGCAACTCCTGAATGGCGGCCAACGCCACACCGTTCACGTCCAGCGGAGCAAGGTGCTCTTCATCCACACCGAGCCCGAACGCAGCATAAAAGGTCTGAGCCATCGGACCCATGTGGCGGATGCCATCCTCATCAGTACGGTAGTTCCAGGTCTCGACAGGAAGTGATTTCAGCGTCTCCAATACCTCCGCGGTGTTCACCGTCTCCCGGTTTTCCTTGAGGTGCATGCTCGACGCTTCCGTCAGTACGCCCGAGATCGTCAGGTTTCCGTTTTCATCGAGCGCAAGGGCGTCCGTTCCGCTCGACGTATTCTCGACCCGCAAACCGGGGGTGTCCGACTGCAGGTGGAGCGTCGTCGTTGGGCTGGTCGTGCCAATTCCAATGCTGTTATCGGAAACCGTCAGCGACCCGTTGCTCGCGCCGGGATAGATACGAAACGGAATAATTTCTTGGCCAACACTCGCCCCTCCGGTCACGTCTCGGACGAAAAAGTTCGTTTCGTTGCCCGCCACGTCCCACGCATAATTACCGAATCCCTCCGTCCCATCCTGCTCCATCCGGATCCCCGGTGAGTCGCCGTGAAAGAGGTGCAGTTCGATCTGAGGGTCTGCGATACCGACACCAACATACCCTCCACCGCTACCCGAATTGTCGGTGTCGCTAACCACAAGAGCATTATCCTGCGAGGCCGCCTCAATAACAAACGCCTGATAATCGTTCGTCACATCGTCGAATGCGAACAGATTCGCCCCTCCATTTTCTGATTCATTCGCTCTAATCTGCCAGTCATTCGACGGAAAAGAACCAGAGTTGCTCGTGTCCTCAAAGAAGAGCCGGAGGTTGTTCTCCTTCATATAGATCGTCTTGAAGTCGAACGTCTCCGTGGCCTGGCAATCGAAGCCTACACAGAGGCTTCCCTGGATGCTCTCATCCGCCTGAGCGCGAGCATCATTGGGCACCGACAGAATGAAAAGTGCAGCGAGTAATAGGACGGAGATGTATCGACAGGACATATTCGGAGCCCGTTTGGCGAGGAGAGAGACAAGTAATGATAGTAACGATATCATCCAAAAGATGCCCCCGCATGCGCTTTTGGAGTACAGACCAGGTCTTCACGATATCTAAACAATAAAAATAATGCCTCAAGAAGACTCACGACCGGATAGACGATCACGAAAAACGCCGGGCCGCCCCCTTCCGAGCTACCCGGCGCATCGTGCCGTCCATCACAAAAAGATCGGTCCGGTCCTGCGTTATCGGTACGTCGTTTTCGGTGCCTCGCCTTCTCCTTGCCATTTCATTTTTCCAACCACCGGCCACATCTCCTGGATATTGGGCGCCTGCGTGATCGGCTCATCGACCTCCGTGCGCGCCACGTGGTTGACGTAGTTGCTGAAGATTTTTAGTCCGATGAGGACGTTGATCTCGTACAGATCCGTGCGGCTCACGGAGCGACGGTCGAGCGTTTCGATGTCCTCGCGGTCGAGCCACCCACGCTTGTCGAGCAGGATGCGTGTGGCCTGGACGAGA from Longibacter salinarum includes the following:
- a CDS encoding tail fiber domain-containing protein — encoded protein: MSCRYISVLLLAALFILSVPNDARAQADESIQGSLCVGFDCQATETFDFKTIYMKENNLRLFFEDTSNSGSFPSNDWQIRANESENGGANLFAFDDVTNDYQAFVIEAASQDNALVVSDTDNSGSGGGYVGVGIADPQIELHLFHGDSPGIRMEQDGTEGFGNYAWDVAGNETNFFVRDVTGGASVGQEIIPFRIYPGASNGSLTVSDNSIGIGTTSPTTTLHLQSDTPGLRVENTSSGTDALALDENGNLTISGVLTEASSMHLKENRETVNTAEVLETLKSLPVETWNYRTDEDGIRHMGPMAQTFYAAFGLGVDEEHLAPLDVNGVALAAIQELLKRVESLESEAASTENQVQELKAENQELSDRIARLERLVEQQMGENADVKAQGDAK
- a CDS encoding ROK family protein; the encoded protein is MPDPLIIGVDLGATNIESAAVRGGDILASDKKKTRPEKGVDAVIERIAKTVRNTIDDMDASKDDFEALCIGAPGAVDIEAGVIKSAPNLGWTNVPLGDLLEEELEMPVLVDNDVNIGVLGEHVYGAGKGTLDMIGIFVGTGIGGGLVLNGTPHYGWRGVAGEVGHVVVKPNGRQCGCGRYGCVEAYASKTAMEAIIREEMEKGRSTEVFEIMEKKGKQKLTSSVIEASLEAGDLLMEEAIQNAQYYLGLLTANLVNVLDPEVVVFGGGVVERLGQDFIDPIGRTARQHYLQREGAEKIRLVPAALGDDAGPIGAGVVARRRLQSAI
- a CDS encoding DsbA family oxidoreductase, whose translation is MADDATPPLIIDVHADIACPWCYIGHQRLEQALEKRPELDVVLRWRPFQLQPGMPAEGRPWREFAQEKFGGWDKAQQMFERVKAVGSEDGLVFNFDSMEVAPNTADAHRLVLWAEGQSAGVEMSERLYAAYFADGKNVSDRNVLARCAADAGLDPDAAREMLQSEDWKQEVVRAQDLARQRGVTGVPFHVFDERYAVSGAQPVEAFVRALDTATGG
- a CDS encoding T9SS type A sorting domain-containing protein; this encodes MRFLSLLLLSATLTFSAAAQSESAPVPDTDAPDSAVIPSTTVQETPPPFDNGRSGTTATPTKKRTSTTVLNNGRNPDAQPSGASGVKTSAVPTELNNGRNSSTEATPSRVRPLGVPKAVSASTVRITNVGPDGDANYDAFHPAVAYNSTASEYVVVWAGTDDAGSLAPGETEIYGLRVDATTAQPIGSPVRISSMGTDGDETFAALHPTVVFNPVEEDYFVTWQGSATAGEFEIFGRRLNASDLSISAQERLTNVGADGDATVDAQSPAVAVDTNTGAYFVTWHANPDGDMEVYGRGLNVAGQPNGSTVLQISDAGPSGDSAWRATHPAVAFNSSANEFWIVWSGSDDQTGLVAGENEIFLRRLESNGTLIGTDGQRISAAGADGDASIDAERPTIVMDSSVGEAFVSWSSNAADGSGAFDVYGQRLDLATASEKGTDDLRLSTMGPSGDVAFSGFAPAIAGISGREYVVAWRGDDSVDNSFEVHLQRVYADLAKGDEGGDDDALITSLSDGTSNYGAVTTAIAAGPSNSYLVVWSGDTSGSTLVEGEHEIFGQILKLGEPLPVDLASFTAAPSGDGIELSWQTLSETNNDRFEVQRRAGDAAKQSGTWQTVGTVSGAGTTTEAQDYRFLDRDLPYVADEVVYRLQQVDVDGASSLSDEIRIDRSGVTRLELLATFPNPARTATTVQYAVPESVDRSTDVRLMLYDVLGRQVRDVRIGSARGRNEVRMRLDGLASGMYFLRLEAGGQVRTQKLTVVR